Proteins from a genomic interval of Streptomyces sp. NBC_01445:
- a CDS encoding peptidoglycan recognition protein family protein — MRVFRMTLWCAPAATAFGLLLMCAVTVGPGDGGSAAKSGRAAGPTATDRAAPALPPAAVPVRRPPVLSPAALRARRPVNRRHTAALPRIVPRADWLADAGYRKPPARYADRVTAVFIHHTDSPNVYDCADTPRIIRYLYAGQAGGRNWDDIGYNFLVDRCGTIYEGRAGGVDKAVVGAHAQGFNQGTAGIAAIGTFTAGTPVPPSMTKSIAALSAWKLGLANIDPRSRVRLTSTNSLSRFRKGRTAEFNAIAAHRDEYETYCPGQALMAELPEIRQRAAALQGR; from the coding sequence ATGCGCGTCTTCCGTATGACGTTGTGGTGCGCTCCGGCGGCCACGGCCTTCGGCCTGCTGCTGATGTGTGCCGTGACCGTCGGGCCCGGGGACGGCGGTTCAGCGGCGAAGTCGGGCCGGGCCGCGGGCCCCACTGCCACCGACCGGGCCGCGCCGGCGCTGCCGCCTGCCGCCGTACCGGTACGCCGGCCGCCGGTGCTGTCGCCGGCCGCCCTACGGGCGCGCCGGCCGGTCAACCGTCGGCACACCGCCGCGCTGCCCCGGATCGTGCCGCGAGCCGACTGGCTGGCGGATGCCGGCTACCGCAAGCCGCCCGCCCGGTACGCCGACCGCGTCACGGCAGTCTTCATCCACCACACGGACTCGCCGAACGTCTACGACTGCGCCGACACGCCCCGCATCATCCGCTATCTGTACGCGGGCCAGGCGGGCGGCCGGAACTGGGACGACATCGGCTACAACTTCCTCGTCGACAGGTGCGGCACGATCTACGAGGGCCGGGCGGGCGGCGTCGACAAGGCGGTCGTGGGGGCGCACGCCCAGGGCTTCAACCAGGGCACGGCGGGCATCGCCGCCATCGGCACCTTCACCGCGGGCACCCCGGTGCCGCCTTCCATGACGAAGTCCATCGCGGCGCTCTCCGCCTGGAAGCTGGGCCTCGCGAACATCGACCCGCGCTCCCGCGTCCGCCTCACCTCGACGAACAGCCTCAGCCGCTTCCGCAAGGGCAGGACGGCCGAGTTCAACGCCATCGCCGCGCACCGGGACGAGTACGAGACGTACTGCCCGGGCCAGGCCCTGATGGCCGAGCTCCCGGAGATCAGGCAGCGGGCGGCGGCGCTCCAGGGGCGGTAG
- a CDS encoding NAD(P)/FAD-dependent oxidoreductase: MPEPAQHADVVIVGAGVAGLLAAHRLTRAGVPTLVLEAGPCVGGRMSTEKVDGFRLDRIGRLLCTSYPELRRTPGLDALVLRPFSPGVLVHSDGRRHRAGELPAPRRARGALTTARALASAPRVPRPRAAARSPRPTAPLGSPLDHARLARSLARLAGTPVPRLLARPELPAADALMGRGLPARTLDGFVRPLLSALLCDPDLTSSSRCADLALLAYARGRLCVPEGGADALPELLAAGLPPGTVRTGVRVRAISANSVTTEEHGELRCRATLLATGARAAAGLLPGLRLPEFHPVTVVHHAVPEPPLTDPALLLDADRLGPVAYSAVISQVDPTRAPAGRALVSSTVLGPPPPERELRAQLAALYGTSTSDWETLAVHHDPEAVPAMPAPHDLRRPVRLLHGLYVCGDHRGTSTVQGALHSGRRAAHAILTDLGVQLAPTAGMVPAAA; the protein is encoded by the coding sequence GTGCCTGAGCCCGCACAGCACGCGGACGTCGTCATCGTGGGAGCCGGGGTCGCGGGACTCCTGGCCGCCCACCGCCTGACCAGGGCGGGCGTTCCCACCCTGGTCCTGGAGGCCGGCCCCTGTGTGGGCGGTCGCATGTCCACCGAGAAGGTCGACGGGTTCCGGCTCGACCGGATCGGCCGACTCCTGTGCACCTCGTACCCCGAACTGCGCCGCACCCCGGGCCTGGACGCCCTCGTCCTGCGCCCCTTCTCGCCCGGGGTCCTGGTGCACAGCGACGGACGCCGCCATCGCGCCGGGGAGCTCCCGGCCCCACGGCGCGCAAGGGGCGCACTCACGACGGCACGCGCCCTCGCGAGCGCCCCCAGGGTGCCCCGTCCCCGCGCCGCCGCCAGGAGCCCGCGCCCGACCGCCCCGCTCGGCAGCCCCCTCGACCACGCCCGGCTCGCCCGGTCGCTGGCCCGCCTCGCCGGGACACCGGTCCCCCGTCTCCTAGCGCGCCCCGAACTACCCGCCGCCGACGCCCTGATGGGCCGCGGACTGCCGGCCCGCACCCTCGACGGGTTTGTGCGCCCCCTCCTGTCGGCGCTCCTGTGCGACCCGGACCTCACCTCGTCGAGCCGGTGCGCCGACCTCGCCCTGCTCGCCTACGCGCGCGGCCGCCTCTGCGTCCCCGAGGGCGGCGCCGACGCCCTGCCCGAGCTGCTCGCCGCCGGGCTCCCGCCGGGCACGGTCCGCACCGGCGTGCGCGTCAGGGCCATCTCCGCGAATTCGGTGACGACCGAGGAACACGGTGAACTCCGGTGCCGGGCAACATTGTTGGCAACCGGGGCACGCGCCGCGGCCGGGCTGCTCCCGGGCCTGCGGCTGCCGGAGTTCCACCCCGTCACGGTCGTCCACCACGCGGTCCCCGAGCCGCCGCTCACCGACCCGGCGCTGCTCCTCGACGCCGACCGGCTCGGCCCTGTCGCGTACTCCGCGGTGATCAGCCAGGTCGACCCGACGCGCGCCCCGGCCGGCCGCGCGCTGGTCTCCTCCACGGTCCTCGGCCCACCGCCGCCCGAGCGCGAACTGCGGGCCCAACTGGCCGCCCTCTACGGCACGTCGACCTCCGACTGGGAGACCCTCGCGGTCCACCACGACCCGGAGGCGGTGCCCGCGATGCCGGCCCCGCACGACCTGCGCCGCCCGGTGCGGCTCCTTCACGGGCTCTATGTGTGCGGCGACCACCGCGGCACGAGCACGGTGCAGGGCGCCCTCCACTCGGGCCGCCGCGCCGCGCACGCGATCCTCACGGACCTGGGCGTCCAACTGGCCCCGACGGCGGGCATGGTGCCGGCCGCGGCCTGA
- a CDS encoding alpha-L-fucosidase: MTRLRPRPARNARRRACAAVLAAACAALLGLPATGGPAAAQDAPPAKDYEPTLDSLNSHPTPSWFDDDKFGIFIHWGAYSVPAWGPRGSYAEWYWAYMNDAGSPTNQHHKDTYGTAANYDDFIGQWKAEKYDPDAWVKLFKDAGAKYFVLTSKHHEGVALWDSKVSGRDTVDLGPHRDLAGDLFKAARKEKGLKAGFYYSLYEWNNPSYTGRPVTNPYTGAPVPYTGAPAVKDYVADYMAPQMRELIDQYDPDLLWCDGQWEKPASYWKTAPVLADYYNRAKNRKHPKEVAVANRCKIDTGALDSTELDFQTPEYTVKSEIDPNKWEASRGIAHSYGYNQNEPEEDYLTSDQLVDSLSDIVSKNGNLLLDVGPRGDGTIPELQQQRLMDIGAWLKTNGEAVYGTTYWHHAEEPTSDDTVRYTVKDGALYATALKWPGEQLTLGADTPVRKGTRISLLGSDAGPLTWHKDDRGRVVVDTPAETGKYAYVFKIETPGVHSLARTRTELPKELNPGRTADGTLTVTNTSRKKAPGTQVTIGAPDGWTVTPKAAGVPPQGPGASVEVPFEVTPPRSAKPGSYELPITLRHAGMTVTTTVKATVAAENLALGKSATQKSTAWDAPASRAVDGNTDGTFGAGSVSHTAEPSDQAWWQVDLGAKADLSSVDIWNRTDCCAERLSDFWVLTSDSPITADSLDEARKSPGVTAVRVADQAGKPSNVALPSGTTGRYVRVQLESAADPLSLAEVQVRGSAQP, translated from the coding sequence GTGACACGCCTCAGACCACGCCCCGCGCGAAACGCCCGGCGCCGCGCCTGTGCCGCCGTGCTCGCGGCAGCCTGCGCCGCGCTGCTCGGCCTGCCGGCGACGGGCGGCCCCGCGGCCGCCCAGGACGCACCCCCGGCCAAGGACTACGAGCCCACGCTCGACTCCCTCAACAGCCATCCGACGCCGAGCTGGTTCGACGACGACAAGTTCGGCATCTTCATCCACTGGGGCGCGTACTCCGTGCCCGCCTGGGGCCCGCGCGGGAGCTACGCCGAGTGGTACTGGGCGTACATGAACGACGCGGGCAGCCCCACCAACCAGCACCACAAGGACACGTACGGCACGGCCGCGAACTACGACGACTTCATCGGGCAGTGGAAGGCGGAGAAGTACGACCCCGACGCCTGGGTGAAGCTCTTCAAGGACGCCGGCGCCAAGTACTTCGTGCTGACGTCCAAGCACCACGAGGGTGTGGCTCTCTGGGACTCGAAGGTCAGCGGGCGCGACACCGTCGACCTGGGGCCGCACCGCGACCTGGCGGGCGACCTGTTCAAGGCGGCGCGCAAGGAGAAGGGCCTCAAGGCCGGCTTCTACTACTCGCTCTATGAGTGGAACAACCCGTCGTACACCGGCCGTCCGGTCACCAACCCGTACACGGGCGCCCCCGTCCCGTACACCGGGGCGCCCGCGGTCAAGGACTACGTGGCCGACTACATGGCGCCCCAGATGCGGGAGCTGATCGACCAGTACGACCCGGACCTGCTGTGGTGCGACGGGCAGTGGGAGAAGCCGGCGTCCTACTGGAAGACCGCCCCCGTCCTCGCCGACTACTACAACCGGGCGAAGAACCGGAAGCACCCCAAGGAGGTGGCGGTCGCCAACCGCTGCAAGATCGACACGGGCGCCCTCGACTCCACCGAACTCGACTTCCAGACCCCCGAGTACACGGTCAAGTCGGAGATCGACCCGAACAAGTGGGAGGCCAGCCGCGGCATCGCGCACTCCTACGGCTACAACCAGAACGAGCCGGAGGAGGACTACCTCACCTCCGACCAGCTCGTCGACTCGCTCAGCGACATCGTCAGCAAGAACGGCAACCTGCTGCTCGACGTCGGGCCGCGCGGGGACGGCACGATCCCCGAGCTCCAGCAGCAGCGCCTGATGGACATCGGCGCCTGGCTGAAGACCAACGGCGAGGCCGTGTACGGCACCACGTACTGGCACCACGCCGAGGAGCCGACCTCCGACGACACCGTCCGCTACACGGTCAAGGACGGCGCCCTGTACGCCACCGCTCTGAAATGGCCCGGCGAACAGCTGACGCTCGGCGCCGACACCCCGGTGAGGAAGGGCACGCGCATCTCCCTGCTCGGCTCGGACGCGGGACCGCTCACGTGGCACAAGGACGACCGGGGCCGGGTCGTGGTGGACACCCCCGCCGAGACCGGCAAGTACGCCTACGTCTTCAAGATCGAGACCCCCGGCGTGCACAGCCTGGCCCGCACCCGCACCGAGCTGCCGAAGGAGTTGAACCCCGGCCGCACCGCCGACGGCACGCTCACCGTCACCAACACCTCCCGCAAGAAGGCGCCCGGCACCCAGGTGACCATCGGCGCCCCGGACGGGTGGACGGTGACCCCGAAGGCGGCCGGGGTTCCGCCGCAGGGACCCGGCGCCTCCGTCGAGGTGCCGTTCGAGGTGACCCCGCCGCGGTCCGCGAAGCCCGGCTCGTACGAGCTGCCGATCACCCTGCGGCACGCGGGGATGACGGTCACCACGACCGTGAAGGCGACGGTCGCCGCGGAGAACCTGGCGCTCGGCAAGAGCGCCACGCAGAAGTCCACCGCCTGGGACGCCCCGGCCTCGCGTGCCGTCGACGGCAACACGGACGGCACATTCGGCGCGGGTTCCGTCAGCCACACCGCGGAGCCGTCGGACCAGGCATGGTGGCAGGTCGACCTCGGCGCGAAGGCCGATCTGAGCAGCGTCGACATCTGGAACCGCACCGACTGCTGCGCCGAGCGCCTGTCCGACTTCTGGGTCCTCACCTCGGACTCCCCGATCACCGCGGACAGTCTCGACGAGGCCCGCAAGAGCCCCGGCGTGACGGCCGTACGGGTCGCGGATCAGGCGGGCAAGCCGTCGAACGTGGCGCTGCCGTCCGGGACGACGGGCCGCTATGTGCGCGTACAGCTGGAGTCCGCGGCCGACCCGCTGTCCCTGGCGGAGGTGCAGGTGCGCGGGAGCGCTCAGCCGTAG
- a CDS encoding family 20 glycosylhydrolase, translated as MPSSAAQPEEQSPEPLAGQPSVVPRPADWTSLGGTVAITHRTRVLVDPRARAETSEPSGRAEFPGPARQSVQQLAAQLRTEIDQVSGIEPRIASNVAHAGPGDIVLGLADDRELGAEGYRFDSSDGAVRIRAASTHGLFYGTRTLLQLLRSTADEHRTLPRARATDVPTQAIRMVHLDAGRKYWKIPYLENLIRRMGDQKLNTLMLHLSESEGFRLYSPKFPGLADPEHSYSRSDIEHLKAFAARHHVQLMPGLEIPGHATAISDAFGIGFGSGTNPCTAAHTHSHLTPDWIIDMTSEKAVAKTKQIVDEFAGWFDAPLFSIGGEEVPGQLADCPRVQDYLAASPDVSTLGDLLNRYINTLDDVIASHGKRTAVYNGSEHLAAPQQTVHGPVVFITWEGTGAEPAVPGHDEIAIGPFYDTPNNYHHLYPNEPWMYDSWTVSTAPDMLGSGLTNWADYNFWADDAYFEQSMAGARAILADRAWNGTATPDTLADFRARAALIGDPPGITPTPVKPRVNDGRPSHHWTFDPAAYPKGWTYAGSPGNTIFAEDTAGDLPGTSYIINNPAPVTDGVRGQAWRFDSDRDGVGFGGMDVAEPWTVSVQVRPTARTADQVLLSSKAGALKLMQYGTGKVGFTRYGSADLSFDYTLPLDRWTRLTWVATPGHTTLYADGERVGTVDASIPLPLRSIGTEKVSLRGDLDELTTWDEPLTAGRIAGLSGKDTK; from the coding sequence GTGCCGTCGTCAGCAGCCCAGCCGGAGGAGCAGTCCCCCGAACCGCTCGCCGGGCAGCCGTCCGTGGTCCCCCGCCCCGCCGACTGGACGTCCCTCGGCGGCACGGTCGCGATCACCCACCGCACCCGCGTCCTGGTCGACCCGCGCGCCCGCGCCGAGACGTCCGAGCCGTCCGGCCGCGCCGAGTTCCCCGGCCCCGCCCGCCAGAGCGTGCAGCAGCTCGCCGCCCAGCTGCGCACGGAAATCGATCAGGTATCCGGCATCGAGCCGCGCATCGCGAGCAACGTGGCCCACGCCGGGCCCGGCGACATCGTCCTCGGCCTCGCCGACGACCGTGAACTCGGCGCCGAGGGCTACCGGTTCGACAGCTCGGACGGCGCCGTCCGCATCCGGGCCGCCTCCACACACGGCCTCTTCTACGGCACCCGCACCCTGCTCCAGCTCCTGCGCTCCACGGCCGACGAGCACCGCACGCTCCCCCGGGCCCGCGCCACCGACGTCCCCACACAGGCGATCCGCATGGTCCACCTCGACGCGGGCCGCAAGTACTGGAAGATCCCGTACCTGGAGAACCTGATCCGCAGGATGGGCGACCAGAAGCTGAACACGCTCATGCTGCACCTCTCCGAGTCGGAGGGCTTCCGCCTGTACAGCCCGAAGTTCCCGGGCCTCGCGGACCCCGAACACAGCTACAGCCGCTCCGACATCGAGCACCTCAAGGCGTTCGCGGCCCGCCACCACGTACAGCTGATGCCGGGCCTGGAGATCCCCGGCCACGCGACGGCGATCAGCGACGCGTTCGGCATCGGCTTCGGCTCGGGGACGAACCCCTGCACGGCCGCGCACACGCACTCGCACCTCACGCCCGACTGGATCATCGACATGACCAGCGAGAAGGCGGTGGCGAAGACGAAGCAGATCGTCGACGAGTTCGCCGGCTGGTTCGACGCGCCGCTGTTCTCGATCGGCGGCGAGGAGGTGCCGGGCCAGCTCGCCGACTGCCCGCGCGTACAGGACTACTTGGCCGCCTCCCCCGATGTGTCGACGCTCGGCGACCTCCTCAACCGGTACATCAACACCCTGGACGACGTGATCGCCTCGCACGGCAAGCGCACCGCCGTCTACAACGGCTCGGAGCACCTGGCCGCGCCCCAGCAGACCGTCCACGGCCCGGTCGTCTTCATCACCTGGGAGGGCACGGGCGCCGAGCCCGCCGTGCCGGGTCACGACGAGATCGCCATCGGCCCGTTCTACGACACCCCGAACAACTACCACCACCTGTACCCGAACGAGCCCTGGATGTACGACAGCTGGACCGTCAGCACGGCGCCCGACATGCTCGGCTCCGGCCTGACCAACTGGGCCGACTACAACTTCTGGGCCGACGACGCGTACTTCGAGCAGTCGATGGCCGGCGCCCGGGCGATCCTCGCGGACCGCGCCTGGAACGGCACGGCGACCCCGGACACCCTGGCCGACTTCCGGGCCCGCGCGGCTCTCATCGGCGACCCGCCCGGCATCACACCCACGCCCGTGAAGCCGCGGGTGAACGACGGCCGGCCGAGCCACCACTGGACCTTCGACCCGGCCGCGTACCCGAAGGGCTGGACGTACGCGGGCAGCCCCGGCAACACGATCTTCGCCGAGGACACTGCGGGTGACCTGCCGGGCACGTCGTACATCATCAACAACCCTGCGCCGGTGACCGACGGCGTGCGCGGGCAGGCGTGGCGGTTCGACTCGGACCGGGACGGTGTCGGCTTCGGCGGCATGGACGTCGCCGAGCCGTGGACGGTGTCGGTGCAGGTCCGCCCGACGGCCCGCACCGCGGACCAGGTCCTGCTCAGCTCGAAGGCGGGCGCGCTCAAGCTCATGCAGTACGGCACGGGCAAGGTCGGCTTCACCCGGTACGGCTCGGCCGACCTCAGCTTCGACTACACGCTGCCGCTGGACCGCTGGACCCGGCTCACCTGGGTGGCGACCCCGGGTCACACCACGCTCTACGCGGACGGGGAGCGGGTCGGCACGGTCGACGCGTCGATCCCCCTGCCCCTGCGCTCGATCGGCACGGAGAAGGTGAGCCTCCGCGGCGACCTCGACGAACTCACCACCTGGGACGAGCCGTTGACGGCCGGCAGGATCGCCGGTCTGTCCGGGAAGGACACCAAGTGA